ttaagctctttatgtagtagttttttttctggctttataagtataaaagatcgaccttaacgggattacgcttttaagggAAATCACacgatatagtatactttttaactatataatacgtataatatatcctaagtacgcgcttaacgcaATATAgtgattttaatataaaaaccgctatttaattcggGATAGGTAAGCTGCCCTTTACGCGGCGGCGCCGGCtagaaaagttaataatagaagttagctataatagttagctataatagtcggcCGCTATAGTCGGCCGCaataattagaggcggccttccttaaccatagaggttctaaactttaatagcgacgtagaggtttttagaaaaagggctaaataggttaatatttactactcagAGCTcgcaaagattctttttatccttattacttctaacattacctaaagctactctctatttaaactaaataaatttactaaacaaatctattaaataaacctattaatatataaattactactctactcctagtatatagttagtaattagtggGCTAAAGatgcccgttaataagtctacccctctcgggctaggcgccctcttcggctagctcgacgctatagctatcgtaACTAACGTAGGTATGCTTAAGAAGTGGCAAAGTACCTTTTAGtagtacggaatttagctaggtaatattataagcgctataaatagccgggccggtacgaatactaagatccggtatattaacgttagcctagttataatagctataatagacgggctagaggtatatagggtTAGGGCGATAAGCCGACGCCTTAAATAGCTCCTACGGGACCCCCTGGGTAacgataatacttatataaaagaatagattaTGCTAGACCTAGCTGCCCACGCGGGTTAGTACTAGGAGGTCCTGTGCGCGTTAGAGTAGGTAAAGCTCGCCCTGTAGGTAGCTAGAACTTAGGAGGACTTTACGTAGTAGAAGGTtaggagttaataaaaagaagacaaCGGTCGAGTCGGTTGACTACTATTTtgattagtagttaggtatggagcgtaatatacccagttttccttaatacgtaatacacggtacggccccggcggattgctccgtcggggggacttaagctctttatatatcctaaatatttacgaacttagtatttaggtttattagtatactcttctttttccgcggccttaattagttaattttagcttttaaaactcaaatataatattaaaatattactaaataataggcctacttattaaataccttttttacttttttaaatagtagtcgttaagtattatagtctagactaagctctataaataactttaattaatcgcaaagcttattagcctttttaagtattaactagttaataataaacgccgctaatacctaattaatagcttttttagtattattagttacttacttagtatttacggtttttttaattagtataattaatttaagtaagactattaaattaataagtagtctaACTATATTGGgggatatagtctagttattttttacttactttatatatttaataacgttaaactagctaaacgagctttttaataatagcttaagaagtaccgctttttaataataataaaattatttattatatcctttttactaagctccttcttatacttaaacttaataagtttaaaaatagctatatttaacggctagaggatataggaagtatatagtaataagaatagtaagtaaacgttatttttataacattcctatataaattctattattatataactcttataactatttagaattaataattaaagcttattaagtatactaagctccctaagggggggggttttagtttataataaaaacattatttttaactacttaagggcaGTCTTATCGGttatctagctattatttattattataaactcctaactagtataagggttaagtttaaataaaaattactattattataccgactttcccttatatataattagtagtttaatagctcgattattagtaaagatatacttaattataaatacttaagtacgcgaactaagctctttttttcgtattattatagtctctattttacttaaaactaggctattgaatcccttaccctctaggatactagtcttatttatattatacttcttagcctatttaatattattaatctttagtatattaagtaatttaaactataacttaattatattaataatagccctatttaaatacctcgaatcgataatacgacttctctagactttaattaataagttcttttttaaaaaagcgtctatttatctctttttaaaaggatttatatccccttaagattttagaacttatttagcgaattttataagctatttataagttaatataatatttaaattatactaaatacgaacttactaagctagctaatctttttattataaaagaagcttttagaggtctacgaatattattaccctcgtttagtagcctcttttatagttataaaaagttaactttaaaactctaaacttaattaaagcccgattaactaaaagacctcttttaatagccttaagagcccgaataactttatttttaatatataagactattatatattaataaataagtatataaaaaagaattatatttagatgatttttataattattatagtggtttgaaaatcgtgggtagggttttaatacggtggctgggatggagaaatggggtggccaaaagggggtgggtcgacttaacTAACAATGACAGAACTTGCTTCTCAAGTCTTGTTGACATGAACGATAATCTTCCCCGTTGTACGTCCTTCCCTAAGCTTCGCATATGCTCTTGGTGCGTCGCGCCACTCGAATTTTTCATCAATCAACACTCGTACTTTTCCCTCTACTATCAACCTGCTAATTGAGCTCAGATCCTCTTGGCTCGGCGTTACCCTCACGGATTGAAACTTCCTCTTACCACTACTGAAAAAACCTGGCAACAGGCTTCTCCGCAACATACCTACCATCGACTTGGACATACCAACCTGCACGAACACTCCCTCTGACTTGAGGAAATGCGAGCAGCTTTCGTACAAGCCCTCTGTGCTGCCAACATTGTCTACAGCGATATCGAAAACACTCCCCTTTCTCTTGAGTTCGGTAACAACATTGAGTTTGCGGTAGTCGATAACTTCATCAGCCCCGAGACGTTTGCAAAGATCGACCTTTGCCGTCGAACAAGATGCGACCACATAGGCCCCGGCAGCCTTTGCGAACTGGATAGTGAAGGAACCAACACCGCCACTTCCACCGTTGATAAAGACTTTAGACCCTGGCTTCAACGACTCTTTTGGAAGAGATTGAAACGCCGTCAACCCAGCGGTGCCTATAGCAGCTGCGTCGTCGTGGTCGACGCCCATAGGGAGCGGCGCAATGTTGGAGGAGGGAGCGACGAGGAGCTGACCCAGACTACCAAACCGCGGGAGCTTGGTCCCGATGCTCAAGGCCCCGAAGACAACCTGACCCTCGGAGAATCCGTCGGCACCGTTTTTGGAACGGATTCGGCCGCAAAAGTCTGAGCCTGGACTCGTGTCCGGCTGGAGCATGAACTTGCCAAAGACTGGGATCTCGGGCAGCTTGTACTCAACGGGGTTAACGCCCGCTGAGATGACTTCGATAAGGACATGGTCTTTAGAGAGCGATGATGCATCTAGTG
The DNA window shown above is from Colletotrichum lupini chromosome 7, complete sequence and carries:
- a CDS encoding zinc-binding oxidoreductase: MQAWQYSSIKETLENSLTLNENAIPLDASSLSKDHVLIEVISAGVNPVEYKLPEIPVFGKFMLQPDTSPGSDFCGRIRSKNGADGFSEGQVVFGALSIGTKLPRFGSLGQLLVAPSSNIAPLPMGVDHDDAAAIGTAGLTAFQSLPKESLKPGSKVFINGGSGGVGSFTIQFAKAAGAYVVASCSTAKVDLCKRLGADEVIDYRKLNVVTELKRKGSVFDIAVDNVGSTEGLYESCSHFLKSEGVFVQVGMSKSMVGMLRRSLLPGFFSSGKRKFQSVRVTPSQEDLSSISRLIVEGKVRVLIDEKFEWRDAPRAYAKLREGRTTGKIIVHVNKT